The Bombus pascuorum chromosome 9, iyBomPasc1.1, whole genome shotgun sequence genome has a window encoding:
- the LOC132910638 gene encoding peritrophin-1-like isoform X1: MKATFVVILAVFLTAYASTTPPPECPSGHGQSAVFLPNPDDCTTFYHCDREEPLLMQCNEGLEFNPKLKVCDWPKATATCKRRATTTAKPPNTSTPEPTPTVTASPDVAPVEVTV, encoded by the exons atgaaag CAACATTTGTGGTTATACTTGCCGTATTTTTGACGGCGTATGCTTCAACAACTCCACCACCTGAATGTCCCAGTGGACACGGGCAAAGCGCTGTCTTCTTACCGAATCCAGACGACTGCACAACCTTTTATCACTGCGATAGAGAGGAACCGTTGTTGATGCAATGCAACGAAGGACTTGAATTTAACCCGAAATTGAAAGTATGTGATTGGCCTAAGGCAACTGCCACCTGCAAACGTCGCGCTACAACGACAGCAAAACCACCAAATACTAGCACACCAGAACCAACTCCAACTGTTACTGCTTCCCCTGACGTGGCACCAGTGGAAGTAACAGTATAG